Genomic window (Streptococcus suis S735):
TCGTTCGTTTGACACCAGCTGCTCCAGCAGCCAGGCGTTCTACTTCCACATCTCTATAGAATTTGCCATAATCCCGCTCATAGCCTCGGACAAAACCATAGGCAGTCTTGGCAGCTACCGTACCAACCGTTCCTGCACGGAAGGCATTTTCTTCACCAAAAATATCCCGAACATCCAAATGGGCAGACGGTTGGTCATCCCCTGAGAAGTTCAAGTCAATATCGGGAACCTTGTCTCCATCGAAACCAAGGAAGGTCTCGAAAGGAATGTCCTGTCCATCTTTTTTATACTTGGTCCCACACTTTTCACAATCCTTGTCTGGCAGGTCAAAACCTGAACCATAGGAACCATCTGTGATAAATTCACTGTGTTGACAATTTGGACAGACATAGTGAGGAGGCATAGGGTTTACTTCGGTAATCCCAATCATGGTCGCAACGAAACTGGAGCCGACAGACCCCCGTGAACCCACCAGGTAGCCCCGCTCGTTGGAACGGTGCACCAACATCTGCGATGCCAGGTAAATCACGGCGAATCCATTACCTAAAATGGAAGTCAGTTCCTTTTCGATTCGCAGGTCGATAATGTCTGGCAAGGGGTTGCCATAAATCTCAAAGGCTTTCTGATAGGTCAATTCCGCGACCGTTTCCTCGGCCTTCTCAATATAAGGCGTATAAAGGTCGGTCTTAACCACCTGAACATCTTCAAACCGGTCCAGCATGGCATTGGGATTGGTAATGACAATCTCACGGGCCAGACTTTCTCCCAAGAATGCAAACTCGTCCAACATCTCGCTGGTCGTTCTAAAGTGGGCTTTTGGCAGTGGTGCTGGCTGAGCGTTTTCACCATTTCCGATGGTCCAGTTAATCGGTGCCCCTTGACCTAGAGCACGAACAATGATTTCCCGATAAATTTCCTCTTCTGGGTCAATGTAGTGGACATTTCCAGTCGCCAGAACAGGCAGACCTGCCCTACGTCCTACCTCAATCAACTGCTTGATAGTCTCTTCAATCTCTGCCATGTCCTTAAACTGCTCCTTGGCAATCATGGGAGCATAGAGGGCAGGTGGCATAACTTCGATAAAATCATAATAGGCTGCCGTTTTAACCGCTTCATCTATCCCTTTGGAGAGCAAGTCATCGAAGACCTCACCCTCTTGACAGGCTGTTCCCAATATTAAACCTTCACGATGGGCATTGAGAACGGTCCGTGGAATACGTGGAACTCCCTCAAAATACTTGGTATTGGAAAGAGAGACCAGTTTGAACATATTTTTCAAACCAACCTGATTAATCACATAGAGCGTGGCATGCTTGACACGAGCCTTCTTATAGGAATCCTCCGCAATCAGCTCCGTATTTAGCTGGTTGAGATTGGTCAAATTGTGCTTCTCCAGAGCATCTTTTAGGAAGATGAAGAGCAGGCGCCCTGTCGCCTCCGCATCGTAGTTGGCCATGTGGTGGTGTTCAAGAGCAACACCAAACCGCTTGGTGAGAGGACCTAAACCATGACGCTTAAAGTCGGGGTAAAGGTTACGAGCAAATTCCAAGGTATCAATGACAGGCTGGCTAATAATAGGTAAGCCTGCTCGTTCATAGTTGACATTCATAAAGCCAACGTCAAAGGTCGCGTTGTGGGCAACCATGACGGAATCTTGACAGAAATCTTGAAACTCACGCAGGACTTGTTCTAGAGGTTTAGAACCACGCACATGCTCATCTGTGATTCCTGTCAGATCTGTTGTAAATTGACTGAGCGGATGACCTGGATCGATAAACTCATCAAATTCTGCAATGATATTGCCCTTGTGCATCTTAGACGCCGCAATCTGAATCAGGGCATTGTTGACTGCAGACAGACCGGTTGTTTCCACGTCAAAGACCACATAGGTGGCATCAGACAGGACTACATCTGCTTCGTTGTAAGCAATGGGCACAGAGTCCTCGACAATATTAGCCTCCATCCCGAAGAGGGGCTTAATCCCAGCTTTACGAGCAGCATGATAGCCATGGGGGAAGGACTGGACATTGCCGTGGTCGGTAATGGCCACCGCCTTGTGTCCCCAGGCTGCCGCACGCGCCACCAAGTCCTCAACGGCAGGCAGGGCATCCATAGTGGACATGTTGGTATGGGCATGAAACTCAACCCGCTTCTCACCCTCAGGCATGAGATCTTTGCGGATTTCCTTCTTGACCTCTTGGACTTCCTGTACGTTCATAGTCAAATCACGAGTGAAATTATTGGTTTCCACATTGCCTCGCACCCGCAGCCAGTTTCCCTTTTTGACCATATCAAACTTCTGAGCCTCTTCCTCATTCTTAGCCCACTTCTGCAAGGTGAAGGACGAAGTATAGTCGGTCATCTTAAAGTTGATAATGACCCGCCCCGTCTTGGTCGTCTTCTGCTCGACCTCAAAGACCAGTCCCTCAAAGACAATCCGATTCTCCTCGCTATCCACCTCAATCATAGGCGTAATCTCAGCCTTTTCGATATTGACCTTGGCAGGACGATTTTTCTTATATTCTGGGACAAATGGCTGAGCTGCCTCTGGTGGTGGCGCCATTTGAGCTAGTTGTTCAAGGGCCGCCAAGTTTTCTTCATTAGCCTGCTGGTAAATTTCTGCATTTTGCGCATGGAAAATCTCCGCTTGTTGCTGCGTCATTTCCTGACAGACTTGGATGTCCACCGCAAGATTACCAAAACCAAATCGCTTGTATTGCTCCACAAGATTTGGCAGATGATTCTTCCGAAAATGATCTGTGTCAATGGTTTCAGGACCTTTTATCCACAAAACACCATCTCTATAAGCCACCTCTAATGGCTGAAAAAGGGCCTTGAAGCCTGCACTCTGGCACAAATCTTCCGTAAAAGCTTCTGGATAATATGCTTCTACCAAACCAGCTTCAAAAGCCTCCGCATCGCTGACAATAGAAAATTGAATCTTATTGCCCACCTTTTCAAACTCCGTCGCCAAACGAGCCTTGAAGAGTTGATAGTCCATGAGCGGCAAGGGGGTTTCAAAACGGAAGGTAAATTCCCAAAGTTTGCTAACCTTGTGCAAGACTACTTTCTCAATCGTTGCAGTCGAAAAAGCCCCTGATTGTCGTGCATCAAGAGGCATTCCGATTTGTTGTAGCAAGAGTTGAAACTTATCTGACATACTTATTTCCTTTGTAGTTCGTTAGAAACATTTTACCATAAATGAGGTATTTTTTCCTGAGTCAGGAAGAAAAAACTCTCAGGTTCATTTCCTGAGAGATCTGATTTCTATAGAAATTGGTAGCCTACCAAGCCGCAGCTTCTGTCGGTGCTTCTAAAAAGTCCAGCCATTTTCGATCCTTGACACGACAGAGGGTGACAGAAATTCCTCCCATATCAAGACTGGTCATAAATTTACCTGTTTTTACATAGGAAAGCTGTAAACCTTCTAGCTCTAGAAATTGGCAAATGTCGTTCAAAAAGATTCCTTGCTCAACCTCGGACATAGATCCAAGATTATTGACCAGAAGAATATAGTCTTCCCCTTCCTTCCAGCGGAATTTTAATTTTAATTTGTTCACAATTTCGTTGGCTAACTGCTCAGAGGATTCAAAACGAACGGTCCGATAGCCTTCTTCTCCATGGATACCGATACCGTAAGATATTTGTCCCTCCTCCAAATCAAACAAAGGCAGGGCAGCATTGGGCAAATAGGCCGACTTGGTTGCAAAACCGATGGTCGCAATCTCTGTTGCCAGAGACAGTCCCAGCTGTTCCAATTCATCTAGGCTATAGCCAGTAAGGGCAGCAGCTCCTAATATCTTATGAAGTAGAATGGTCCCTGCAAGCCCCCTATGCCGCATACGGAAATTATTCTTAGTATCGACCGAAATATCATCATGGGATACAATGTACTTGACTGCAATTCCCTCCTGCCGAGCCAATTCGATGGCTTTTCTAAAAGAGATAAGGTCTGCCTCAAAGTTTTTTACAATCAGAAAAACTCCCTTGCCCTTATCTACTGCGCGAATGGCTGCAAATACTTCTTCAGCGGTTGGGGGCGTAAATATTTCACCATATACTGCAGCAGTCAGCATACCCTTTCCGACAAATCCAATATGTGCCGGTTCGTGCCCCGATCCACCACCTGAAATAATTGGAACTAAATGGTCATCCTGCACTTTCTGAAGCACAATCGGAAGTCCCTTCACTTTCTTCACTTTAGGATTAGTTCGACAGAAACCATCCAAATAATCTTCAATAATTGTTGCCTGTCTATTTCTAATAAACACCATATATTAACTCCTACAAAATCACAAACGACTCGCGAACAAGAGCCACCATTTGCTTCCAATAACTGTGAATCTGACAAGGTGACTGTGTCAGTCCTTCCTTTATCAGTCCAATCCAAGCATTAGCATGATAGAGAATCAAAAAATGCTTATCCTGTTGGGAAATCATTTTACCCTCCTGGAGCTGGTACTCGTTGATAATTTTCTCCATCAAAACCATAAAGTAGCCTTCTAAATAGCTGACAAAATCATTTTGCCCCTTAATCTCAAAGAGTTGCCTATAGAAAGATTGGTTACTCTCGATGTAGTACAACAGCTCATCCAGAAGCTTGATTCCACTAATATAGGTCAGATTGTCAGTTACCTGCTCCTGCAATTCTGTCTCAAATATCCAGTCCAGCAACTCATACTTGTCTAAAAAATGGTTGTAAAAGGTTTGACGACGAATCCCTGCTTCCTGCATGATGTCGACAACTGAGATTTTATCAAAGGATTTTTGGGATAGCTGTTTTTTAAAAGCCTTTGCAATCCTTTTCTTTGTAATCAACGAGGTTGGCATATGTCACTTGTCACTTCCTTTCGCTTCCTCTTTATTATACCCTATCATGCTTTTCTTTGGAACAAAAGGGACACTTTGGACAATCTGTCCCTTCCTTTTTTCTTTTGGACAATGTAAAATGAAAGCGCAAACAATAACAAAGGAGTTTTCTCATGAAAAAAATTATCAATCAACCCGAACATGTCGTTGATGAAATGTTAAAAGGACTTGTCTTTATGCACCAAGATCTTGTCGATCGTATCGATGGATTTGATGTGATTATCCGCAAGGCTGAAAAAACTGGTAAAGTCGGCATCATCTCAGGAGGTGGCTCTGGTCACGAACCTTCTCATGCAGGCTTTGTCGGCAAGGGCATGTTGTCCGCCGCTGTATGTGGCGCAGTATTTACCTCACCAACACCAGACCAAATCTTAGAAGCCATCAAGGCTGCTGACGAGGGAGCTGGCGTCTTTATGGTCATCAAAAACTACTCCGGCGACATCATGAACTTTGAGATGGCACAAGAATTGGCGGAAATGGAGGGCATCGAAGTGGCCAGTGTCATCGTGGACGATGACATCGCTGTGGAAAATAGTCTCTATACCCAAGGCCGTCGTGGTGTAGCTGGTACCATCCTTGTCCACAAGATTCTCGGTCACGCTGCAACAACTGGCAAATCTCTAGCAGAAATCAAGGAACTGGCTGACCGTCTCGTCCCACAAATCAAGACTATCGGCTTAGCCCTATCAGGTGCTACGGTACCAGAAGTGGGCAAACCAGGCTTCGTCCTTGAAGAGGATGAATTTGAATACGGTGTCGGTATCCATGGTGAACCTGGCTATAAGAAAGAAAAACTCCAACCATCTGCTAAATTGGCTGAAGAATTGGTTGAGAAATTGGCAGAAGGCTTTGATATTCAAGATGGCGAACACTATGGTGTCCTTATCAACGGTCTCGGCGCAACTCCTCTCATGGAACAATATGTCTTTGCCAACGACGTTGCTCAATTGCTGGCTAAAAAAGGTGTGGTCGTTGACTACAAGAAAATCGGTAACTACATGACATCGATTGATATGGCTGGACTGTCATTGACCTTAATCAAACTAGAAGACCCAAGCTGGATTGACGCTTTGCAGGCCCCTGTTGAAGTGGTAGCTTGGTAGGAGAAAGACTATGGATGCAAAACAAGCATTGCTCTGGATGGAAACATTCAACAAAAAAATTCAAGAAAACAAAGATTATTTGAGTGAGCTAGATTCTCCAATCGGAGATGGAGATCACGGAGGCAACATGGCGCGAGGAATGGCTGCCGTCATGCAGGAGCTATCTGAAAAAGACTATGAGACTGCTGACCAAGTCTTTAAGGTGGTTGCCATGCAACTTCTCAGCAAGGTTGGCGGTGCTTCCGGTCCTCTCTACGGCTCTGCCTTTATGGGTATTACTAAAGCCAGTCAAGCTGGCGCTGATTTGGCAGATACGCTTCAAGCAGGTTTGGACATGATCCAAAAACGCGGCAAGGCTGAATTGGGCGAGAAAACCATGGTAGACGTGTGGATTCCTGTTATTTCTGCCCTAAGAGAAAGCCAGCTGACAACGGAAATTATCCATAAAGCCGTTCAAGGGACAAAGGATATTGCTGCGACCAAGGGACGCGCGTCCTATGTTGGGGAAAGGTCTATTGGACACATTGATCCAGGCTCTTTCTCATCTGGACTTCTCTTTGAAGCCATGTTGGAGGCAGGACTATGACAAAGGTTGGTATCTTACTCGTATCCCATTCAAAAAATTTGGCCCAGGGAATCATCGACCTAGTATCTGAAGTCGCAAAAGATATTCCCATCACCTACTGTGGCGGACTAGAAGATGGTAGCATCGGTA
Coding sequences:
- a CDS encoding PolC-type DNA polymerase III, producing the protein MSDKFQLLLQQIGMPLDARQSGAFSTATIEKVVLHKVSKLWEFTFRFETPLPLMDYQLFKARLATEFEKVGNKIQFSIVSDAEAFEAGLVEAYYPEAFTEDLCQSAGFKALFQPLEVAYRDGVLWIKGPETIDTDHFRKNHLPNLVEQYKRFGFGNLAVDIQVCQEMTQQQAEIFHAQNAEIYQQANEENLAALEQLAQMAPPPEAAQPFVPEYKKNRPAKVNIEKAEITPMIEVDSEENRIVFEGLVFEVEQKTTKTGRVIINFKMTDYTSSFTLQKWAKNEEEAQKFDMVKKGNWLRVRGNVETNNFTRDLTMNVQEVQEVKKEIRKDLMPEGEKRVEFHAHTNMSTMDALPAVEDLVARAAAWGHKAVAITDHGNVQSFPHGYHAARKAGIKPLFGMEANIVEDSVPIAYNEADVVLSDATYVVFDVETTGLSAVNNALIQIAASKMHKGNIIAEFDEFIDPGHPLSQFTTDLTGITDEHVRGSKPLEQVLREFQDFCQDSVMVAHNATFDVGFMNVNYERAGLPIISQPVIDTLEFARNLYPDFKRHGLGPLTKRFGVALEHHHMANYDAEATGRLLFIFLKDALEKHNLTNLNQLNTELIAEDSYKKARVKHATLYVINQVGLKNMFKLVSLSNTKYFEGVPRIPRTVLNAHREGLILGTACQEGEVFDDLLSKGIDEAVKTAAYYDFIEVMPPALYAPMIAKEQFKDMAEIEETIKQLIEVGRRAGLPVLATGNVHYIDPEEEIYREIIVRALGQGAPINWTIGNGENAQPAPLPKAHFRTTSEMLDEFAFLGESLAREIVITNPNAMLDRFEDVQVVKTDLYTPYIEKAEETVAELTYQKAFEIYGNPLPDIIDLRIEKELTSILGNGFAVIYLASQMLVHRSNERGYLVGSRGSVGSSFVATMIGITEVNPMPPHYVCPNCQHSEFITDGSYGSGFDLPDKDCEKCGTKYKKDGQDIPFETFLGFDGDKVPDIDLNFSGDDQPSAHLDVRDIFGEENAFRAGTVGTVAAKTAYGFVRGYERDYGKFYRDVEVERLAAGAAGVKRTTGQHPGGIIVFPDYMDVYDFTPVQYPADDVTASWQTTHFNFHDIDENVLKLDILGHDDPTMVRKLQDLSGIDPQTIPADDKGVMALFSGTEILGVTPEQIGTPTGMLGIPEFGTNFVRGMVEETKPTTFSELLQLSGLSHGTDVWLGNAQDLIKAGIANLSTVIGCRDDIMVYLMHAGLPPKMAFNIMERVRKGLWLKISEEERNGYIQAMKDNKVPDWYIESCGKIKYMFPKAHAAAYVMMALRVAYFKVHHPLYYYCAYFSIRAKAFDLATMSGGLERVKAKMEEIALKKKNNEASNVEQDLYTTLELVNEMLERGFKFGKLDLYKSHATDFLIEEDTLIPPFVAMDGLGENVAKQVVAARAEGEFLSKTELRKRGGLSGTLVEKMDEMGILGKMPEDNQLSLFDDLF
- the dhaQ gene encoding DhaKLM operon coactivator DhaQ; the encoded protein is MVFIRNRQATIIEDYLDGFCRTNPKVKKVKGLPIVLQKVQDDHLVPIISGGGSGHEPAHIGFVGKGMLTAAVYGEIFTPPTAEEVFAAIRAVDKGKGVFLIVKNFEADLISFRKAIELARQEGIAVKYIVSHDDISVDTKNNFRMRHRGLAGTILLHKILGAAALTGYSLDELEQLGLSLATEIATIGFATKSAYLPNAALPLFDLEEGQISYGIGIHGEEGYRTVRFESSEQLANEIVNKLKLKFRWKEGEDYILLVNNLGSMSEVEQGIFLNDICQFLELEGLQLSYVKTGKFMTSLDMGGISVTLCRVKDRKWLDFLEAPTEAAAW
- the dhaS gene encoding dihydroxyacetone kinase transcriptional activator DhaS, whose protein sequence is MPTSLITKKRIAKAFKKQLSQKSFDKISVVDIMQEAGIRRQTFYNHFLDKYELLDWIFETELQEQVTDNLTYISGIKLLDELLYYIESNQSFYRQLFEIKGQNDFVSYLEGYFMVLMEKIINEYQLQEGKMISQQDKHFLILYHANAWIGLIKEGLTQSPCQIHSYWKQMVALVRESFVIL
- the dhaK gene encoding dihydroxyacetone kinase subunit DhaK, which gives rise to MKKIINQPEHVVDEMLKGLVFMHQDLVDRIDGFDVIIRKAEKTGKVGIISGGGSGHEPSHAGFVGKGMLSAAVCGAVFTSPTPDQILEAIKAADEGAGVFMVIKNYSGDIMNFEMAQELAEMEGIEVASVIVDDDIAVENSLYTQGRRGVAGTILVHKILGHAATTGKSLAEIKELADRLVPQIKTIGLALSGATVPEVGKPGFVLEEDEFEYGVGIHGEPGYKKEKLQPSAKLAEELVEKLAEGFDIQDGEHYGVLINGLGATPLMEQYVFANDVAQLLAKKGVVVDYKKIGNYMTSIDMAGLSLTLIKLEDPSWIDALQAPVEVVAW
- the dhaL gene encoding dihydroxyacetone kinase subunit DhaL, coding for MDAKQALLWMETFNKKIQENKDYLSELDSPIGDGDHGGNMARGMAAVMQELSEKDYETADQVFKVVAMQLLSKVGGASGPLYGSAFMGITKASQAGADLADTLQAGLDMIQKRGKAELGEKTMVDVWIPVISALRESQLTTEIIHKAVQGTKDIAATKGRASYVGERSIGHIDPGSFSSGLLFEAMLEAGL